The genomic DNA GCACCGTGGCCTATGCCCGTGTCTCAAGCCACGACCAGACGGATGATCTGGAGCGGCAGAAACAGGTGCTGGAAACTGTACTGCGCCCGCCAAGGCTGGACATTCGAGGTCATCGCTGATCTTGGCTCCGGCATGAACTACCACAAGAAAGGCTTGAAGAAGCGGCTGGAGGCCATCATCGATGGTCAGATCGGGCGCTTGGTGATCACGCCCAAAGACCGGCGGCTGCGGTTTGGCGCGGAACTGGTGTTCGCCATCGGCGAAGCCAAGCAGGTCGCGGTCGTCATCCTGAATCAAGGCGAAGACACGACGTTCGAGGAAGATTTGGCCAAGGACGTGCTGGAAATCATCACGGTCTTCTCGGCCAGGCGGTACGGCTCGCGCAGCCGCAAGAACCAGAAGCTGCTCGATGGCGTGCGGCAGGCGGTGGAGGCATCGCAATGCTGATCGCCCACAAGGTCGCGCTCGATCCGAACAACGTGCAGGCAACGTATCTGGCACGGGCGGCGGGCACGGCGCGTTTTGCCTATAACTGGGCGCTGGCCGAGTGGCAGCGGCAGTACGAGACATGGAAGGCTGACAACGGCCAGCCCAAGCCATCGCAGGCTGCGTTGCGCCGCCAGTTGAACGCCATCAAGCGCAAGCAATTCCCCTGGATGCTGGAGGTCACGAAGAACGCGCCGCAGATGGCGATCATCCAGTTGGGGCAGGCGTTCCAGAACTTTTTCGCAGGCCGCGCCCGCTATCCGCAGTTCCGCAAGAAGGGCGTGGATGACCGTTTCACGCTCACCAATGACCAGTTCAGCATCGAAGACTCGCGCATACGCATCCCCAACCTAGGCTGGGTGCGCATGCGCGAGTCGTTGCGCTTCGCTGGCAAGATTATGTCGGCCACGGTCTCCCGGGTGGCCGACCGCTGGTTTGTCAGCATCACCGTGGATACCAAAGACCATTCGCACCTGCCCAAAGCCGAAAACCAAGGCGCGGTGGGCGTGGATTTGGGTGTTGCGGCGCTGGCAACGCTCTCGACGGGAGAGGTCAGCGACGGCCCGAAGCCGCACAAGGCGCGGCTGGCCCGGTTGCAACGGCTCTCGCGCAGTCTGAGCCGCAAGCAAAAAGGATCAGCCAATCGCAAGAAGGCAAAGGCAAAGCTGGCGAGACTGCACGCCCGCATTGCCGCGATCCGCTTTGACGCCTTGCACCAGCTCACGACAAATCTCACGCGCCGGTTTCATACCATTGGCATCGAGGATTTGAACGTGCGCGGGATGGCAAAGAACCGCCATCTGGCCCGCTCCATCGCCGATGTGGGCTTCTTCGAGTTCCGGCGGCAACTGGAGTACAAGTCGGCGATGCGTGGCGGCGTGGTGGTGGTCGCCGACCGCTTCTATGCCAGCAGCAAGACGTGTTCGGACTGCGGACACAA from Chloracidobacterium validum includes the following:
- a CDS encoding RNA-guided endonuclease InsQ/TnpB family protein, whose translation is MLIAHKVALDPNNVQATYLARAAGTARFAYNWALAEWQRQYETWKADNGQPKPSQAALRRQLNAIKRKQFPWMLEVTKNAPQMAIIQLGQAFQNFFAGRARYPQFRKKGVDDRFTLTNDQFSIEDSRIRIPNLGWVRMRESLRFAGKIMSATVSRVADRWFVSITVDTKDHSHLPKAENQGAVGVDLGVAALATLSTGEVSDGPKPHKARLARLQRLSRSLSRKQKGSANRKKAKAKLARLHARIAAIRFDALHQLTTNLTRRFHTIGIEDLNVRGMAKNRHLARSIADVGFFEFRRQLEYKSAMRGGVVVVADRFYASSKTCSDCGHKLAALPLAVREWTCPACGMRHDRDVNAAINLKNLAVSSTVSACGEEGSGSGRKTGVKPAAVKQEASRRFSQK